The Persicobacter psychrovividus genomic sequence ATTGTTTAATCGGGCAGGTGAGTATGAGGTTAATCTCTACAATTCATTTGAAGATTCTGTTTACTATATCGGAAATGATACGATAAATGCTGAATTTATAGATGGGGAGTGGCAAATAGCAAAGACATTTACAATCGATGTTTATGATAGTATTCAAGCAGCAGTAGAGGTGTATAATGGTAATGAGGAATTACTATATTCTTTTTCTAAAGAAGAGCTAAATGATTTAGAGCAAGATACGACTAAGTGGCCAGTCATTGACGTTGAAGCTGGCGGATATTTAGAGTTGGTAGATTCAACAAAAGTAGGGAGACCTACAGCCCGAAGTTGGATTGCTTCAGGTGCGCAGGTATCTGATCAAGGAGCAATACGGTCTAAAGTTAATTACTACAGCTTAGGGACTTTCACTACTGCGATTAGTTCAAACAGATCTGGAGATGGTATTCCAACAGGTTATGCATTTAGAAGATTACCTTATTACGTAAATGTTATTCAGTCATCTCATCCCTTCCAGATAGTTGGTTCTTTGAAGGAACTTCCTGATCAGACTATCCAGGTTACAACTAATGGAGAAATTTCAAAATTAATTAATGAAGAGGATAACTTTAAGGTGGTAGTCGAAAATGATAATGGCTTTAAAGAGCAGATTAAGGTTTTATCAGCTACCATTGATAGTCGCCATAAATATCTCATTAATCTTAAACTGGCAGGAGAAATATATAATAGTGACCGAATAACCGTTTCCTGGGATGGAGACATTAGCTCTCGTGATGAGCGGAAATTGGAGGCTTTCGAAGATGTTCCCGTTGAGATGTACGTAGTGGATTTATGTGAAGATCAGCAAGTTTTTGGCTTTGAGGCAGGATCATTAATGGCAAGTAATTGGGCGTTCCGTTGGGATACACCGATGAAAACTGCACAGGTAATTCCGGCTTCTCAAGCACCAGCAGGAGTACATGAGAACAGTAAATATGTATTGGAAGTGGATGTTGATAATGGTGCAAGTGGTAGAGTGTTAATGGATACGAAAACCAAACTACCCTTAGTTAAAGGACAAATGTACACATTTAGTTATCGGTATAACACGCCTTCTGATAACCCAAGTAATGTTGGAGGGTCTCCGATATTCTTACCATGGAGTGTTAGTGGCTATCCTTCGTTATGGGTAAACTATGGGAAGAGCGGCCAATGGACAAGCTATTCTAAAACATTTGAATATACGGGAAGTGATGTCGAAATAAATTTTATGCTTACTTTCTTTTTGACGGGAGGAGATAATGGGTTATCGAAAGTTTATATCGATAATCTAAGCCTTATATTAGCGGAACCTCGCCCGTAGGAAATTTCTTTTAGTATGGTGAATATGAGCGTGTTTAGTACTCAATATTGACAGTAGAATATTGAGTTTCTAAATACGCTCTAAACCTGGCTTTATGTAAATACAATTTGTCGTAAGCCTTGAAATCTAGCAATATACAGCCATATTTTTTGTTCGTAATTCGCTTGATCTGACCCGTTTTTTTTAGCACTGATTTTAACTTCCTGAATTTGCATTTTCTTTATTTTCTAATTTTCAACCATTTATAAAGAAGTTGCCAACTATATTCAGGACGACACAATCGTTTTTATAATAGAGATTATGTTAAATACGACAATAAGAATATCGCCCAAAAATATTCCCACCATCCTTTCAATACCTAAACTTCAATCGATATTGCTGCGGACTCACCTTCATAATCTCTTTAAATTTACGATGAAAATAAGACATATTTGAATAACCACTTTGCATAGCTATATCAATCAAAGGTGCGTTGGAGCATTGAAGTTCTTGACACACATGGTGAATTCTGACTTCGTTTAAATATTGAGTAAATGTCTTTTTGAAAGTGCTCTTAAAAAAGCGGCAAAAGGCAACTTTTGTCATGCAGGTCAGTTCCGCCATCTGATCTACGGTCAATGAAAGACTATAATTTAAGCTAAGGTATTCGACCATTCTTTTGATGCGATCATCGGCCTTTTGTGACTTATGGATAGCAGAGCCATCATCTGATAAAAGGTGATAATTCGTCTCTTGACTTAGATCATGCAACAATTCCATAAAATGAAATAATCGTTCGGTTTTTTTGCGCTTATACAGCTCCATCATTCGGAACCCATAATTAATTTGCTGATCCTGAACAGGAAAACAGATGCCGGAAGCAGCACGATTAAGTAAGCGATCTATCTGTTCAAACTCAGGTAAACATCCAAAAAAATTGGTCAGCTCACCACTCTTCCATTGCAGGTAAATTGAACTTGCTCCCTGTTGATAGTCCTTTACATTTGCCCAGGCATGCGGTAAATTAGGGCCTATTAAAACCAAATCTCCTACCTGAAAATTCTCAATGCTCGTCCCAACGTACCGCAGTCCTGTACTTTTAATGATGTACGTTAATTCATACTCATGATGATAATGCCAAGGGCTCTGAAAGCTATCAGCTTCGTAATAAAATGCACTTAAACTACTATTGAACTGATGTGGGATGACTTCGAGTTGGGCTTTCATTCTGATCTATATTACACTAAAAAATACAATAGGTAGATATCTATATCAATATAGTACATATTTTGATGAATATGGAATTTATTTTGGCTTGAGCGATAGCGCTATCTTTAGGTATAAATTTTTTGACTATGGAAGTACTATGTAATGGCCTAAATGTGGTCGATCTTTTAGCCGCAGTGCCGCAGAATATTCCTTATGGAGGAAAAACGGCTTGTGAGAAAATTATTGTACAAGGAGGCGCACCAGCAGGTAATGCTGCGTGTGGGATCTCGGCCTTAGGGCATGAAATTCATTTTTTGGGCTACCTGGGTGATAACACCCTGAGTCAGATTGGGAAAACAGAACTTGAACGACATGGTGTCAGGACGGATAAAATGATCCACCGCACCGATGCACAGCCTGCTATTGCAATTGTTCAGGTGGATGGTGAAGGTGAACGCACGGTGCTATATTCAGTGACTGGGTATTATCCCCTTTCTCCTTCTGATGTCGTTGAACAGGACATCATTGATACTCGATTGGTCATTGTTGATGGATACGACACGGAGGTAAATACACATCTTCTACGTTTAGCAAAAAAACATAACAAAATTTCTGTGTTGGATATGGAGTCTGCTCCTATCGAAGTAATGAAAGAGATGGTCGCATTGGCTACTTATCCTATTTTACCCTTGTCCGGAGCTCAAACGCTCTCAGAACAAAGGGATATCGAAGACTGTGCATTGGCCATTGATAAAATGACTAACGGAACTGTTGTCATTACAGATGGCATAAATGGCTCGGTAGCTGTTGTTAATGGACAGCTCATCCGCCAAGCAGCCTATAAGGTAGATGTCGTTGATACTACCGGTTGTGGAGACGCTTTTCATGCCGCTTTTACCTCTGCTATCCTGCAAGGAATGTCAGTTGCTGAAGCGATGAACTATGGTAGCTTTTTTGCCGCTCAAGTGGCGACCGTTTTTGGAGGACGGACAAAGTTCCCTACTCGGGAGTTTATGGAATCCAATTTAGCACAACTAACAAATATTTAATTTTTTAAGATACCATTATGGAAACAATTTCAATGAACCAAGGCGTTGTAACGCATTTATTCGAAAAATTAATCACCCCGGCAGCGCCTAAATTTAAGGCCAAAATAGCTTTGGTAGGTATTGGTTTTGAGTTGCATTTTGACTGGGATTCCATTCTTGAAAATTATGCTATTGCCAAAAATAGATTGGCAGAGACCTTTCCTTCTGACAGCTTTGAGCTTTTTTGTGCAGATGAACCTGTTCAAACCAAAGAGGATATGCTTAGTTGGCTCAATGCGATGAAAAAAGAAGCGGTCGATGGTATTATCATTTATCAGGCCAGTTATATGGCGGGAGATCTTGCAGCAACAACCGCTCGCTTTTTCCAACAGAATCAAATTCCATTATTAAGCTGGACACATGACGAAGCGACCGGTGGACGATTATCCAACAACCGCCTATGTGGACAAAACTTTGTATTGAATATCCTCAGTAATTCTAATGTTAAATATTCATGGATATATGAGGCGCCTACTTCAGCGCATTTGTCTGAACGCTTAATGCCTTTTGCCAACGCTGTTTATGCCAAAGCATCGATGAATCAGCGTGTTATTGGTATGGTTGGTGGTTTCCGTGTGCCTGGATTCTATGATTGTGAGATGAATGAGCTGGCACTTTTGGAAAAATATGGCCTATTGGTCGATCGTGTGGATTTTGAAACCATTTGGAAACATGGGGAAAAGTTCAATGATGAAGATATTGCGGAAATCAAACAAGAATTATTGGATCATCCGGCCTGTAAATACAATAATGTACCAGAGGATCAGTTGATGAAATCTATCCGACTGGCACTTTCTGTTGCCGATTACAGCCGTGTGAACAATTACATTGGAATTGGGCTAAAAAACTGGCCTGAACTATTTGATCATTATGGTATTGCGGGTGATGGTGCGGGTGCGTTAATTCAGGATGTAGGTATTCCTGTTGCAGATGAGTCGGATATGGGGGCACTATTGACCATGGTCGTAATGAATCAGCTGACCTTGTGTGAGGGACTACCAACATTGATGGATTTGTCTTTGATTAATCAAAACGACAACAGAATAGGTTTCTGGCATTGTGGTGGAGCCTCTACCAAATTGATGCGCGAAGAAACAGGCTTTGAAGTGCGTATGCATAGTATTTTGGAGAATTACCCTGAAGGGGAAACCTTCGGAATGTTGGTAGAATTTCTTCACCGTTTGGGTCCAGTTACTATTGCAAAAATTCAGCATCCTAATGCCGTAAAAATAATGACTTGGGAAGGCGAGATCGAGGCTTCAGAGATGGCTTTCCGAGGTAGTTATATGGAGGTTTTACCTGAAGTTCATCAGGCAACCGATATTCTTTCAACCGTGATGGATAATGGATGTGACCACCATTGGATTATTACTCGTGGGCATCGCCTTGAGGACATTCGCGAGCTGAACCACTGGCTATCTATTGAAGAAATGGATATTCCTGCAAAGGGTAGTAAAATTTCAGGTAGAAGTAAATAAGCTTTGAACAGGGTTGCTAAGCTCTTTTAGCAACCCA encodes the following:
- a CDS encoding AraC family transcriptional regulator, translating into MKAQLEVIPHQFNSSLSAFYYEADSFQSPWHYHHEYELTYIIKSTGLRYVGTSIENFQVGDLVLIGPNLPHAWANVKDYQQGASSIYLQWKSGELTNFFGCLPEFEQIDRLLNRAASGICFPVQDQQINYGFRMMELYKRKKTERLFHFMELLHDLSQETNYHLLSDDGSAIHKSQKADDRIKRMVEYLSLNYSLSLTVDQMAELTCMTKVAFCRFFKSTFKKTFTQYLNEVRIHHVCQELQCSNAPLIDIAMQSGYSNMSYFHRKFKEIMKVSPQQYRLKFRY
- a CDS encoding carbohydrate kinase family protein; amino-acid sequence: MEVLCNGLNVVDLLAAVPQNIPYGGKTACEKIIVQGGAPAGNAACGISALGHEIHFLGYLGDNTLSQIGKTELERHGVRTDKMIHRTDAQPAIAIVQVDGEGERTVLYSVTGYYPLSPSDVVEQDIIDTRLVIVDGYDTEVNTHLLRLAKKHNKISVLDMESAPIEVMKEMVALATYPILPLSGAQTLSEQRDIEDCALAIDKMTNGTVVITDGINGSVAVVNGQLIRQAAYKVDVVDTTGCGDAFHAAFTSAILQGMSVAEAMNYGSFFAAQVATVFGGRTKFPTREFMESNLAQLTNI